The Kribbella sp. NBC_00662 nucleotide sequence CGAGACCACCTTGCGCAGCCTCATCAGCTTGCCGTCATGGTCCGACTCCGCGAGGCGCTCGAGCACGAATCCGTCGAGGTCCTTGCCGGCGAAACGAACCTTCACCCGGGCACCGGGCTGCGCCGCCTCGGCCATGTCCTCCGGGACGAGATAGTCGAACGGCCGATCCAGATGCGGGAGCGAGACATCGACCGCGATCCGGGCCACCGGCAACGTCGCGGTGATCTCGGCCGGCTCCTTCGTGCGCGACCTGCGAACGGTGTCGCGCAGGAGCGTCAGCTGCTCCGGCGAGTCCGCGTTCGATGTCACCGGGAAACTGTAGTCGGCCGCGACGACTCTCCGTCGGAGGTCGACCGCCGTCCTGTGGACAAGCAGCGGCCCGGCCGCCGTGACCGGCAGCCGGGCCGTGCGCGAACGCAGCTACTACTTGTTGACCGCGGCCTTGAGAGCCTCGACCCGGTCGGTGCGCTCCCAGGTGAAGTCCTCGCCGGTGCGGCCGAAGTGACCGTTGCGCGCGGTCTGGGCGTAGATCGGCCGGAGCAGCTCCAGGTCGCGGATGATCGCGGCCGGCCGCAGGTCGAAGACCTCCCGGGCGGCGTCGGCGATCTTGCTCACCGGCACCTTCTCGGTCCCGAACGTGTCGACGTAGAAGCCGACCGGGGCCGCCTTGCCGATCGCGTACGCGACCTGGCACTCGACCCGGTCCGCGAGCCCCGCGGCGACGATGTTCTTCGCCACCCAGCGCATCGCGTACGCCGCCGACCGGTCCACCTTGGACGGGTCCTTGCCGGAGAACGCGCCGCCACCGTGCCGCGCCATCCCGCCGTAGGTGTCGATGATGATCTTCCGCCCGGTCAGCCCGGCGTCGCCCATCGGGCCGCCGATCTCGAACCGGCCGGTCGGGTTCACCAGCAGCTTGTAGTCGGTCGAGTCGATGTCGAACTGCTCGAGCACCGGGTCGACGACGTGCTTCTTGATGTCCGGCGTCAGCATCGACTCGAGGTTGATGTCCGCCGCGTGCTGGCTGGACACGACCACGGTGTCGATCCGGATCGCCTTGTCACCGTCGTACTCGACCGTGACCTGGGTCTTGCCGTCCGGCCGCAGGTACGCCAGCGTGCCGTTCTTGCGGACCTCGGACAGCCGCTCGGACAGCCGGTGCGCGATCGTGATCGGCAGCGGCATCAGCTCCGGCGTCTCGTTTGACGCGTAGCCGAACATCAGCCCCTGGTCGCCTGCCCCCTGCAGGTCCAGTGCGTCCACCGACGCGTCCGAACGCGTCTCGTACGCCGTGTCGACACCCTGCGCGATGTCCGGCGACTGGCTGCCGATGGCGACCTGCACCCCACAGGACGCACCGTCGAAGCCCTTCAAGGACGAGTCGTAGCCGATCTCCAGGATGCGCGATCGCACGATCCCCGGGATATCGACGTACGCCGTCGTGGTGACCTCGCCCGCGACGACGACCAGACCCGTGGTGATCAGGGTCTCGACCGCCACGCGGCTCTTCGGGTCCTCGGCCAGCAACGCGTCGAGGATGGAGTCGCTGATCTGGTCAGCGATCTTGTCCGGGTGACCTTCGGTCACGGACTCGGACGTGAAAAGGCGCCTCGCCACAGTTCTCCCTCGGATTCCTCTCGTGCCGCACGGCTGTTCCCCACAGTCGCACGGTCCCCCCATGCACCGACGGTTGGCGATGCATCTTGGGCAGTATGCCAGCAGTTTCCACCGGAGTCCCGGTAACGCTCCGAATTCATCCAGCATACGGGATTGTTGATCACATTGTGGACTTCTAGTCCGATTTCAGGCGTGGGCGCCGACCGTCACGTCGCCGAGTGTGAGCGAGGGCGCACCGTCGAGGATCGCTCCCAGCCGCTCCACCTCGGCGTCCAGCAGGCTGCGGCGGCGACGGTTCAGCGGGGCGAGTGCCTCGACCGTGAAGTGCAGGGTCCGGCCCGACTTCTTCTGGTGCCAGACGCCCGCGACGATGCCGTCGACGAGCAGCAGCGGGTAGTTCCCGGCCTGCCCGCGAGCGGTCGCCCGGTCGAAGGCCTTGCCGGGGAAGAGCAGCTCCCTCGGGTAGCTGCCGACGCCGTACGCGTCGAAGTACGGCAGCAACCGCACGCCCTCGGCGCGGTCCGCGGGGAAGTCACCGTCGCCCGGGGCATACCAAACCGTATGGTCTGCCAGCTCGCCGCGCGGCAGGTCCTCGAAGTACGGCTTGACCGTGGCCGGGGTGGTTTTCAGCCAGCGGGCGAACTGCTGCGGAGTCGCGGGGCCGTACGCGTACAGGTAGCGGTGCAGGAGTTCGGTGAGGGCCTTTTCCGCGGGCATGGGCTGGAAGGGCCGGAGGCGGTGCGGGTTCGCGTATGTCATCAGCCGGCCGCGCATCGGCCCGTGGCAGAGCACGCCGGCGTTCGCGGCGACCGAGGTCGCCTGCCGCCACCGCGCCCACGCGCCCTGGAAGGCCGGGATCGTCGGCTCCCGGGCCCAGGCACCGGTACGCCGGACGACTTCCTCGGTCAGTTCGTCGACGGTCAGGTCGTCGTGCGCGAGCGCGTCCCCGATCGCCGCGATCACCTGGTCGATCTCGTCCGGGGACATCCTGATCGGATCCGGCTGGCTGCCGACCGACGGCAGGGCGGACAACGCGCCGGTCCACATCGGCAGGTCGTCGAGCGGCAGCAGGTGCACGGTCCCCCGCGGCCCGAACGTCTTCACCAGCCCTTCGTCCTGTTGGATCGTCCGGCGCGTCGCCCCGTCGACGCGGATCGCCGCCGACATCTCCCCCGCCGTCGCGATCTGCGCGTGCGCGCCACACATCGCCCGTACGGCGTCGACCGGCGTACCGAACGGCTCGATCAGACCGTGCCGGCGCATCCGCCGAGCAACGATCGCATCCCACCTGATCTCCACACCCCCGACCCTAAACACCAAAGAGGACACCCCCTGACCTCTACGCACCCACCCCCGCGGCCCCACTTTGTGCACCGGATGACCAAGAATGCGCGCGGAAGACGACCATCCGGTGCACAAAGTGGGCTTCGGCGGAGGGCGAAAACCTCGAGCCGATTGCGGTCGGTTGCGGCAAGCTGAACAGCATGACGACGACCATCCGGACGGCGATCACCGACGCCGACTACGAAGCCTGGCGCGCGGTGCGGATCGCGGTCCTGCCGTACGAGCGCTGCCCCTCCGTCGCCGAGATGCGCGACCTGGATCGTCCCGGTCGGCTGACGGTGCTGGCCGAGGTCGACGGTGAGGTCGTCGGCAGCGGGCTGGCCGATCGGTCGGGCGACGGTGAGCGGGCGTCGCTGATGCCGCGCGTCCACCCGGACTTCCGCCGGCGCGGCGTGGGCACCGCTCTGCTCCGGGTTCTCGCCGAGCATGGTGTTGCCCAGGGGTTCGACATGGCGGGGACCAGTGTCGACGACGACGAGGCCCGGCTCTTCGCCGAGCGGTTCGGTTTCAAGGAAGCGAATCGGGAGGTCGAACAAGTCCGGCAGATCGGCGACGAGCCGTGGCCGGCGCCGCCGACGGAGTACGAGATCGTCTCGGTCGCCGAACGCCCCGAGCTGTGGACGGCGGCCTATCACCAGGTCGCGGTGCCGACCATCCCGGACATGGACCACTCGGTCGCGCTGAAGGTCTCGGCGGAAGAGTGGGAGAAGGAGTGGATCAACGACCCGGCCGCGATGTTCGTGGCCGTCGCCGATGGGCAGCCGATCGGCGTGGCGGGTCTGAGGCTCGACTCGGATCGTCCTGAGCGTGCGGAGGTCGGGTACACCGCCGTACGCCGGGAGTGGCGCGGCAAGTCGGTCGCATCGACCCTCAAGCGCACCAGCATGGCGTGGGCGGCCGAACACGGAATCACCGAGATCTACACCTGGACGCAGCGCGGCAACGAGTCGATGCGCCGCCTCAACGAACACCTCGGCTTCACCTACGGGATCGTCAGCCTCACGATGCGGGCACCGCTGCCGCTACCCATTTAGGCCCAGTGGGTGGCGACCAGGTTCCAGATGACGCCGGCGAGGGCGTCCTTGCTGCCGGACGGGACCGGCAGGGCGTTGCCGTCGCGGTCGATGATGACCGCCTCGTTCATGTCGCTGCCGAAGACCTTGCCGCCGGAGACGTCGTTGATGACCAGCAGGTCGCAGCCCTTGCGCTCGAGCTTGGCCCGGCCGAGCTCGAGCACGGTGTGGTCGGCGTCGCCGGTCTCCGCGGCGAAGCCGACGATCACCTGGCCGGCGCGAGCACGGTCGTGCGAGATGGTGTGCAGGATGTCCGGGTTCTGCACCAGGTTGACGGCGGGTACGGCGCCGTCCGCGGTCTTCTTGATCTTGTGCTGGACCATGTCCAGCGGCCGGAAGTCGGCGACGGCCGCGGCCATCACGATCGCGTCGGCATCAGCGGCGCGCCCGGTGATCTCGTCGTACAGGTCGCGCGCCGAGACGACCGGCACCACCTGCACGCCGGCCGGGTCGGGCAGCTCGGAGTTGGCCGCGACCAGCGTGACCTTGGCGCCACGGGCGGCGGCGATCCGGGCGAGCGCGTAGCCCTGCTTGCCGGACGAGGAGTTGCCCAGGTAGCGGACCGGGTCCAGGTGCTCGCGCGTGCCGCCCGCGCTGACCAGCACGTGCTTGCCGGTGAGGTCGGCGACCGACTGCCCGGCGGCGCGGGCTGCTTCGTCGGCGAGCATCAGCTGGCTGATCGCGAAGATCTCCGACGGCTCCGGGAGCCGTCCGCGGCCGGTGTCGGCGCCGGTCAGCCGGCCGACGGCCGGGTCGAGGACCGTGATGCCGCGGGACCGCAGGGTCGCGACGTTCGCCTGGGTCGCCGGGTGTTCCCACATCTCGGTGTGCATCGCGGCCGCGAACAGGATCGGGCAGCGTGCGGTGAGCAGGGTGTTCGTCAGCAGGTCGTCGGCCAGCCCGTGGGCGGCCTTGGCGATCAGGTTCGCGGTCGCGGGCGCGACGACGACCAGCTCCGCCGCCTTGCCGATCCGGACGTGCGGCACTTCCTCGACGTGGTCGAACGGGTCGGCCGTCACCGGCTGCCCGGACAGCGCCGCCCAGGTCGCCGCGCCGACGAACTCCAGCGCGGCCGCCGTCGGCACCACCCGCACACTGTGCCCGGACTCGGTCAGCCGCCGGAGCAGATCACAGACCTTGTACGCCGCGATGCCGCCGCCGACGCCGAGGACCACATTGGGCTTGTGCTTGGCGGGAGCGGGCACGACAGAGTCCCCCGGGGCCGCTGGGGTCCCAGGGGGTTGCACTTCACCGGATCCGGACATCAGCTGACCCCGTTCCCGGTCGTCATTGCGAGTGGGCTACTCGGACTTCTCCGCGGCAGCGGCTTCCGCCTCGGCCTCGGGGTCGATGTCGGTGCAGGTCAGCACGCCCTCGTTGATCTCGCGCATCGCGATCGACAGCGGCTTCTCCTGGAC carries:
- the metK gene encoding methionine adenosyltransferase; the encoded protein is MARRLFTSESVTEGHPDKIADQISDSILDALLAEDPKSRVAVETLITTGLVVVAGEVTTTAYVDIPGIVRSRILEIGYDSSLKGFDGASCGVQVAIGSQSPDIAQGVDTAYETRSDASVDALDLQGAGDQGLMFGYASNETPELMPLPITIAHRLSERLSEVRKNGTLAYLRPDGKTQVTVEYDGDKAIRIDTVVVSSQHAADINLESMLTPDIKKHVVDPVLEQFDIDSTDYKLLVNPTGRFEIGGPMGDAGLTGRKIIIDTYGGMARHGGGAFSGKDPSKVDRSAAYAMRWVAKNIVAAGLADRVECQVAYAIGKAAPVGFYVDTFGTEKVPVSKIADAAREVFDLRPAAIIRDLELLRPIYAQTARNGHFGRTGEDFTWERTDRVEALKAAVNK
- a CDS encoding winged helix DNA-binding domain-containing protein, with the protein product MEIRWDAIVARRMRRHGLIEPFGTPVDAVRAMCGAHAQIATAGEMSAAIRVDGATRRTIQQDEGLVKTFGPRGTVHLLPLDDLPMWTGALSALPSVGSQPDPIRMSPDEIDQVIAAIGDALAHDDLTVDELTEEVVRRTGAWAREPTIPAFQGAWARWRQATSVAANAGVLCHGPMRGRLMTYANPHRLRPFQPMPAEKALTELLHRYLYAYGPATPQQFARWLKTTPATVKPYFEDLPRGELADHTVWYAPGDGDFPADRAEGVRLLPYFDAYGVGSYPRELLFPGKAFDRATARGQAGNYPLLLVDGIVAGVWHQKKSGRTLHFTVEALAPLNRRRRSLLDAEVERLGAILDGAPSLTLGDVTVGAHA
- a CDS encoding GNAT family N-acetyltransferase yields the protein MTTTIRTAITDADYEAWRAVRIAVLPYERCPSVAEMRDLDRPGRLTVLAEVDGEVVGSGLADRSGDGERASLMPRVHPDFRRRGVGTALLRVLAEHGVAQGFDMAGTSVDDDEARLFAERFGFKEANREVEQVRQIGDEPWPAPPTEYEIVSVAERPELWTAAYHQVAVPTIPDMDHSVALKVSAEEWEKEWINDPAAMFVAVADGQPIGVAGLRLDSDRPERAEVGYTAVRREWRGKSVASTLKRTSMAWAAEHGITEIYTWTQRGNESMRRLNEHLGFTYGIVSLTMRAPLPLPI
- the coaBC gene encoding bifunctional phosphopantothenoylcysteine decarboxylase/phosphopantothenate--cysteine ligase CoaBC, with protein sequence MVLGVGGGIAAYKVCDLLRRLTESGHSVRVVPTAAALEFVGAATWAALSGQPVTADPFDHVEEVPHVRIGKAAELVVVAPATANLIAKAAHGLADDLLTNTLLTARCPILFAAAMHTEMWEHPATQANVATLRSRGITVLDPAVGRLTGADTGRGRLPEPSEIFAISQLMLADEAARAAGQSVADLTGKHVLVSAGGTREHLDPVRYLGNSSSGKQGYALARIAAARGAKVTLVAANSELPDPAGVQVVPVVSARDLYDEITGRAADADAIVMAAAVADFRPLDMVQHKIKKTADGAVPAVNLVQNPDILHTISHDRARAGQVIVGFAAETGDADHTVLELGRAKLERKGCDLLVINDVSGGKVFGSDMNEAVIIDRDGNALPVPSGSKDALAGVIWNLVATHWA